The sequence below is a genomic window from Strix uralensis isolate ZFMK-TIS-50842 chromosome 11, bStrUra1, whole genome shotgun sequence.
GGCAGCCCAGATAATGAAAACTTTCATAAAGTAAGGAAAGAGCCTGACTTAGCCTGTGTATCCAGAGGCAGGGTCAGCTCAGAGAGCCTCTGCTCCAGGAGGAGGGCGAGACAGGTAATAAACCATCCCTCTCCCCCCAGTGCTTAAAACCCACAATAAATCCCAGTGAATTCCTCTGgagcaaagctgctttttttttattattattattatgattattatgattattattttttgtggAGGAAGccactgcagagcagtgggaggGAGGTAAACACCAGATCTGCCCAGGCTAGCGCCGAAATCTCTCCGTGGCAGGAGTAGCCGTGGGGAGGATGGGGCTGCTCCACTGCCGCCGTGTGCTTCCATCGCCTGCCAAGCCCGGCAGCATGCCGCCCTCCCCGGAGAGCCCTGCCTTACAGGGCAGGGAAGTGAACCAGCCACTTCATTTCCTGCCCTGAACCCCCTTGGGTCACTAAAAATCCTTCCTTGGGACTGCAGCACCCTGTTTGTAAACCCCCACGGGGCTGGGTGATTCCTGGGGGTGCAAACCCTGGCAGTGATTTGGATGGAGATGTTCACCCCCACGCCGTCGGCTTTGTTAGGGGCCCCTTGGCACCGTGGCCGCTGCTGCCAGGCGGGATTTTCCCCCAGCTCCGGGGAGGTCTGGGTGGCTGGCACACCCCTCCCGCCCCCCCAATTCCTGGTGGGCTCCCGCAGCTGTACCCAGTGGGGACGGCTCCATCAGATGTTCCTGCCAAGCaatggggagggaagaaaaggccaggattaaaaaataaaaaacaaacaaaaggaaccTGAAAGATAGGCCGAGGGAAGGTTTCTGGTGATTTGGGTGGGTTTGTGACAGGCTTTGCTGGCTCAAGGCGATGGAGACATGGGTTTCGGGGGGTTCCCTGTCGGCTCCTCCCACAGAGCTATCCCTGCACCCCAGAAAGCACCGTGCCAGGTGTTACCGCCTGGTCCAGGGGCTCTGAGCACACCAGATGTTTTCTCCCAGGAGAGCCCGTGGTAGATGCCAAAATCCCCCTCGCCGGAGGGTCTCCCATCCTCACAGGCAGTCGTTACCTGTAAAACTGGGGCTGGCTGAGCTGAGGGGGATGTTTGCAGGGGCTGATCCAGGGGCTTAGCACTGGGCAGGATGGGACCCGTCCTTCCACCCTAACCAAACACTATGTCCAGATGGAAAAATCAGGATAACTGACAGCATCCCAGTGCTGGGGAGGACTGCCCCCTCCTCCCCGTGCTGAGATGGCCTCTCACCCAGGACAAACCCCTCCTCTCACCCCCGTCCCCTCTCTGCCCACAGGGCCGCAGGGGTTTGGGGTCCATTTTTGTCTGGGCGTCGGGGAACGGCGGCAGAGAGGGCGACTACTGCTCCTGCGACGGCTACACCAACAGCATCTACACCATCTCCATCAGCAGCACCACCGAGAATGGCTACAAGCCCTGGTACCTGGAGGAGTGTGCCTCCACCCTCGCCACCACCTACAGCAGCGGGGCTTTTTACGAGCGGAAAATAGTAAGTTTTACCCCGATGTTGAGTGGGGCATCATCCCCTGGATGTTTTCTGCGTGGCTGGTCTGGATGGTGGCTCGGTTGTAAGAGCTGGGCTTTGCCCTTAGCCCTGCAGTGGGTTTTGCTCATGCTTTTTTAAGGTAGGGCCAAAATTGCTCTGGTCCTGGGAAGAGCTCAGGGATGTGGTGTTTTCCCTGATAAATGGCTGAAAGGGCTGGGGGTTTGCAAAAATACCGGTGCAAATGTTTACCTGTCCCACAAAGTGCCTGCTTGCTGTCCTGTGCTTATAAAAAGGGAATTTTGAGGATTTTTAAcataaagacagagaaaaaagaggaaggatgGAGGTGTTTGGCAGGGATGTGACAACCCCAAGTGGGGAGCAGAGACTTTTCGGAGCCCAGGAATTGCCTGAACACGTGAGCACGTGTGGAGCAGTCTGGTTTTCCCTGCTGCCCAGGCTATATTTGCCCTGTCCCAACAAGTGCTGTAGTCTTGTGACAGCAAAGCATTTCATTACCAACATCCCTGTGCATCATTCGAACCTCGGGCCGTAAAATATCACCCACTGGCAGGTGCTTTACCCAAGCTGGGAGGGAGTTTTCcacacaaattaatttttagacaaaaaatgtgggttttttacaaggtgggttttttttttttattcaggacTGATTTGTTTGGCCCCTAAAAGATTAATTTCCAGCCAGAAAACAGAATCCAAGTGCCATTTCTATGGCACTCAGGAGTGTTTGCATGGCTGAGGCCAGCACCAGTCCAGTGCTGCTGGAGCATTGCTGGGCAAAAAATCAGCTTCCAGGGGCACTTTGGGGAGAAAGTGGGTGGCACGTGTTCCTCCTGctaaaaaaatcacaagattaGCTCAAAATCCAGgagccttttaaaaatgtaaccAACTGAGCATCTCTTTGCCTACCTCCTTTCCTTGAGCTTTTAGTACCCAAGCATCATGCTCTGCCCTGAAACAAAAAAGCTGGAAATGgcttttttagatttttttttttttcccatgcaaatgTAAATTCTTGCCTGATGCCAGGAGCTGGAGCTTTTAAGGAAAGCTTTTAACATGGCATAGCTCAACATGCACCCATGGGTATATATCCATGCCAGCCCTACCCTGCTCACACCACTCCATCCACGGCTTTTTCTCCAGCTGACTCACagcaaaactgacttttttttacGCTTTCAAATAGTTTTTGCAGCtttgagcaaaagaaaatgtaagcagGGGTGTTTTCTAATGTTCCAAATGTATCTGCAGCCCATTTTGGGGGACTCTGGGCACCCCAATTGCATGGGAGTTGTGGCAGGGGTTGGGTACCTACAGGCTCTGCTCCCCACTGGCAGCACCCCAAGTGAACCTGGGGTGCTCGATGTGGGGTAACACCCACGCTGGGAGCATCTCCGGCTGCATgggggctgcagctcctctctCCGCAGGTCACCACGGACCTCCGGCACCGCTGCACGGATGGCCACACTGGCACCTCTGTGTCCGCCCCCATGGTTGCAGGCATCATCGCCTTGGCTTTGGAGGCAAAGTAAGTGTAACCTCACCGCTGGCTTGCAGGGGAAATGTTCCCACATTTAGTACCTGGtgagcaaaaccagaaagaaaaaaggtgggtATTTTTCCTCTGGAGCAACTCAAAATAGGGTAAAGTTATTCTAAATTGCTCCTTTTTTGGCAAGGTTTGACACAGCATTGTTATTTTGCATCTAATCTTCCTGCAGGTGTTTTATTGATCTAATTCTTCACTTGTTGCCATCTGTTGAAAAGTTGGGGTTGGTGAGATGTCAGGCTTTTCATTTGGTGCATTGAAACCACTGGCAGCCGGCTCCAACAGGAGTTTTATAAATACTTCCTGgaaaaataatgtcagaaaacatcacagaaaatggaaaatgtctgTAGAAGTGATGGTTTTAAGCGAGTGTTTCATTTCTGGGGGAAAAGGACTACTTTTGCATAATGTCAAAAACCCACACATCGGTACTGGCAGCGACACGCTCCCTGGTTCAAATGAGCTGGTCTTTGCCTCTTGTCCCATCCTGGTCCCATCACAGAcccagcccaggagcagcccTGCACGGGACCAGTTTGGGCATCCCCAGATACTCCCCCTCCATGAAGCATCTTCTCATGTGCTTctcacttttattatttttatggggtgaaaataaaaataaggctGCAAATAAGCCACAGGGCAGCGCTGCGCTTGCATCCATGGATGGCGATCACAGTGTCGGCTCCAGTCCCTCTCCTCTGGTTTAATCCCAGCGCCTGGGTTGGGTGAGCATGTTTCCGGAGATGccattttcattacaaatatatTATGAGCTTTAGATGTAATTTTTGAATTGTTTAGCTGAGGCATAAAATGCAACATTAAGTACCAGAGCTTGGTGCTCAGGCACTCCATTATGATGGGAAGGAATaaattgaatttcttttcttaaatgttGCTTGAGAGCAATATAAATCCCAGCTTGAGATGCTGAAGAACCGACTGTAAGAAAAGCGTGGAAAATTCTTCAGCAATATCCCTGGGCTGGGGTCTTGGAGGGGGCACAAAAGCACACAGTGCTCAGTGTCCAGCACCCTGAACACAAACCTCATGCAAACCCAGGCTAGGGAACAGTTTGGAAACactttgggtttcatttttctgttaaatgaaCAACCCAGGTTTTTTCCCAGAAATCTTTGCTGTTAGTCCAATAAAGGGAAGGTTTGCTCAGCATTGTATATCAGTGAGCTGCTGAGCCCAGTACCCTGCCTCAGGATGTGCTTTGTTCCTGATCTCCTACAAGAAAATGGGGAAAACCTTCCTGATTTGCTCCAGTTATACCCCGCGGCATGAGAGCTAAATACCCTTGGCCAGGAATGCTGCAATGCCCATGGACACGTGGCATCCCTCCCTGGGGCACCCCCCCTCTGTCTCGGCACCCCAGGTGATGGCCAACCTCCAGGGCATCAGCATTTAAATCATCGATTCATGCTGTTTTGGAGCAGGAAAGaggtttggggtctttttttaaCCAATTGGATGTCCCCGCTGCTTCTGGGAAgactgggagcagcagagccATCCCCATGAGCCATGTTTTCTTGCAGCCCCCTGCTCACCTGGAGGGATGTCCAGCATCTGCTGGTCAAAACCTCACGGCCAGTGCACCTGCGAGCGGCCGACTGGAAGACCAATGGTGCAGGGCATAAAGGTGAGGGGCCGCAGGGGCGGAGGCAGTGTGGTGAAAATGaccatgaaaggaaaataaaggtcACCAGAGCTTCTCTGATTGAAGTGTTCATCCTGGATGTCCTCTCTCAGCTGTCTTGGGTGCTCCTACTATCAGGCTGTTGAGCGGAGGGAGGAGAGGGCCATAATTTTGTGGGATGCTTGGAAGCCTTGCTTGGTGGAGGCTCTCCTGAGCTGCAACATTGACTGCTCCTTTCTGTGGGCTGCTCCCATCAATAGGTTTTCCATGGTGCCAACATAGATTTGGGGTATAACTTGGGCAGGAGGATGATCTCCATGTGTCGGAGCACCTTGTATCCAACAGGATCAACTCCATGCCTTCCTTAATGGGCGGAGGATGCTCCACCAAGCTCCAAGGAGGAGCTGCTGGCCCCTGCTTGAAAGGCAGTGGGTTTCTGAGTCTTCTCTCTTTCCAGTTAGCCATCTATATGGCTTTGGTCTGGTGGATGCAGACGCTATTGTGGTGGAAGCCAAGAAGTGGAAGGCAGTCCCTCCCCAGCACGTCTGCGTGGGAAGCCTGGACAGGGTGCCCAAGTGAGTGTCGTGGGGCGCGGGGGCTCTCCCAGGGCATGCAGCTACTTGGAAGGAGTTTTGGTGGAGCCAGCTCTTGTGATGCAAAGGCTCAGCTGTTGTCCCAGCATTTGGAAAGGGAAACTGGGAGTCGGGGTGGCTGGGACAAGCCCCATGTGCAGGCGAGGTGATGTTTATCAATTTTATGGTCAGAGCGACCCACACCATTGCCCCGAGGACTGTTTATTGCCCCAGAAGTGCCCATGCAGATTCTGTGCCTATGGCTCAGCTCAGAGTGGGTCCCGGGGGGGCTCTCTGGGACCACCTTTGACAGCGGGTGATTTATTTTTGCCCTTTCTGTGCTTTTGCTTCCCAGGCGGGTGATCAGCAGGGAATTTTTGAGGGCTGATGGTGAGAGACCAAAACCAACTGGCCCGCTGGGTCCTACATTAGCGGTGACTTGTTGGGCTCTCCTCCCTCTTCTACCAAACACCTCATCTTGATGGAAGACACCAAAAGCTGGTGCTTTGTTGCAGGGGTTCCCAAATTTCCAGTGCTTGGGGTCGCTTTGATTTCAAGTTCAAACCAGCTTAGGTTCACATCGCATCCTTAGTAGGTCTGTCCTTGCTAGTTTAAAAGGTGGGATCAGGGATCTGACCAAATGGACCCTCCTGATTTACCACTGCCTGGCTGTAGAGCAAGTTGAGTCGTTCATCAGAAAAGCAGTTCCTTTGGAAAGACTGGTGTATGCAAAGCGGGAATGAATTTGGAGCCAAGTGTGTTCATGAAACTATTTATCTGATACAGACACTAATTACAACCCAAAGAGGAGCGTTGCGCTGATAATTATAATAAAGCAGCGCCCTTGCAGCCCATAAGGCATAGATCTTAGAGGCAGTTCAAACCCATCTCGTTACCATCAAGCAATTCAGCAAATTCCCGTGCTAGGACACTGTGTTGCAATGGTGGAGGATAATTTTTGCTGTGAAGCAGTAGGAGACCAGATTCAAATATAACTGGCGATGCTCTGCCCATCCCTGGCAGGTACATCCGTGCGGACCACGTGCTGCGTGCCAGCACCCTCAGCAGTGCCTGCGCCGATCACCGCGACCAACACGTGGTCTACCTGGAGCACGTCGTGGTGCGGCTCAGCATCTCGCACCCGCGCCGGGGCGACCTCCAGATCAGCCTCATCTCTCCAAAAGGGACCAGGTCACAGCTCCTTGCCAGGAGGTAAGAGCAGCCTGAGCCAGCATGCATCTGGGCTGGGCAGTAATCCTCGTTTAGGGGGTTGCTGcaagttttctcagtttttttgGGAAGGCCGGGGGCATGCTTGGTCTCAGCTGCAGGAGGGCTCTGTGCAAGGGTGGGTGCATGCAAGGATCCCTAAAATCCTTAATTACCTATCTACCTTTTTCAATTAAATAAGACATTCAAAGTCACACTTCTTAATGCATGGCCTTACTGTTGCAGGGTGTTCGACCACTCCAATGAGGGGTTCAAGGGCTGGGAGTTTATGACCGTCCACTGCtggggggagcgggcggcgggggagTGGACCCTGGAGATCCATGACACGCCATCCCAAGTGCGCAACCCCGCGGTGCAAGGTAAGGGTCCCCTAGCACCCCTGTCCCCCAGTGCCTGCAGGTCCTCCTTGCCCCCAAAGCTCTTTGCAGGCTTCTTCGCTTGGCCGTAACATTTGCTGCGAGTTTTACGTTCCTCAACAAAACTGTATTGCCCAAACTTTTCAAAATGGGAATAAAAGTTGAGCCCTGAGCACAGGAGGCTGCCGGTCTGGCTGAGCCGGGAGCGGGTTTTCTCCCACCAACAAACTCATTGCAACTGAGAGCTAGGTTTCCAAAATTAAACCATAATGAGTCAAAATGAGGAAACCCGAGAGCTGtaattgttgtttgtttgttttgcttcgCTGCTGGGACATCTGGCGCGTGGGCTGGTTGTGCAACGGCGCAAGGGGATGATGCCCCTCGGGCTGCGGACGGATGGACATCCTCCCCAGGCTGCCACCATGCTGGCAGGGGGTGGCTGGCCTCAGCCTGGCCCCCTGCGTGTCCCCAaccctgctgtgtccccccctccctggcTTGGCCGCCTGTTCCCTGACCCCTTCCCGACAAAGGAGCCGGGCTGGCGGGATCCGGCCTCACTGGGAAGGGGCAGCCGCCTCACCGGCTGATGGCAGCGGGGCATGAAgctccctgcctggggctggcgtGCATTGTGGGGGTGTTAAAATCCACACGCTCATTGATAGGAAGCCAGGAGTATATTAAAAACCTCTCCCACGCGACTTTCTGGCGGGAGGCACACGTGGGGGTTCATTGTGCAGAAAGTGTTTCTGTTTGCTGCCTTCACCCAAAATCTTTTGAACTCGGAGAGCAGCGGCGAAGCGCCCACGGACCTGCTTTTCCCCCTGTATTTACAGTTTGTggcgggtgtttctgagcccctcgCAGGCGTCAGGGCTTGGCTTTACCTGACTTTGCAAAACTAAATGAAAACGGGTGCGTTAAGTCATCGCCCTCAAAGGGTCTGCGCTGGGTTTGAAGGAGAGAGggcaaagcaggaggaaaaagagggacAGTGCTCCCAGCCCATGGCAGAAACAGGTATTAAATGTTAATTTAAGACCATTAGATTAAACCAGTTAAATAGGTTAATTGAATACCAATTAAATACTATGGGTGTCCTGTCACTGGCCCTGCTGCATCCCCAACGTCAGCCCCTTGCAGCCCAGGCTTTCCTTGCATGGGACATTTTAGatttaaagcaaatttaattCTTTTGCCAGAGACGCGTGGATGAACTCTTCCCCAGGTGATGCCACCCGAGCTCGCCCCTTTGCAGGCTCTGCACTGGTGCTGCTCGCTTGCAGTAGTTGGGTCCTCTCAGCCCTTTCGGAGAGCCAAGGGATTTGGGTGTTAGAAATTTTAAGCCCTTCCTGGAAATGCAGGCATTAGTAGTTAAGGCTGAGCGTGCCGCAGGCATGAAGCAACTTGTGTTGATAGAGAATTGAAAGAAAACAGCGCTGGAAAGAAGAAGCTGAGTGTTTTggacccccctccccaaagcagTGTGGGTTGCGGAGGACCCCGGTGTGAGTGTAAGGCtgtggggggtccccagcccccgAGTGCAGCTCAGGCTCTGGTGGCTCCTGCAGTGTTTCAGGGGACACTAAGCTCAGACCTCTGACATGTCAGATAGGGGGATGGCTGGAACAACAGCAGCAAGAAATAATCCAGTGTGTGCCAGGCGGCTTTTATCAGACAGAAATAATCCTCCATTATGGAGCTTTTAAAGTTAATGGTTCTCTCCGCATATTGGGCATGAAGGCTATGGTGATGCTGTGGTTCATCAGACGAGTTATAGAATAAAAAATCCCTTGTAGACGTTTAAATGGCTGCATTTGTGCAGGCTAGCAGCTCAGGGACTCATGAACATTTCTGGGTGTTTGTTGTTTGCTGCTGCATTGCTGAGCCAGTGGAGAAGCCCTGACAGTCTGgtccatcctcctcctgcttctcccaAAGCTGGGTcccccagggaggagcaggatggggagCAGCGTGGATGATGTTGTGCCTACTCCACAGGGAAGCTGAAGGAGTGGAGCCTCCTCTTCTACGGGACGGCTGAGCACCCCTACACCacgctgggcagcccccagtCCCGCGGGAGGACACTGGAGGTGCTGACATCGGAGATGGAGCCGTCGAGAGCTGCCTTCCTGCAGAGCCAGgtggaggtggtggaggaggatgaggagtaTGCGGGTAAGCACCGGCTGAGCTGCTGTGTTGTCCACCCCAAAGTACCCAGGAAAATGCAAACCCAGATAAACTGAGGGAGCCACGAGGCCTGATCCTGCCCAGGGCTGAAGCAGGCTGGGAGGAGCAGTGCCTGTGGCCAGCATGGGGCAGCAGGACGGTGAAATTAGAAGGTAGCAGAACGCCCTGTCCCAGTGCTCCCGCCACAAATTGGTGGTGCAGCTGTCTGAGGAGTAAAAAAAGCTCCTCTTCCCACcttctgccccagcacaggcatgGGTGGGTGTCCCTGCCAGTCCCTGAGGAGTGGGTCTGGCCCCTCTTTCAAAGTTGCTCCTGCACCAGGGTGTTCGGCCGGAGGATGGTTGGGTGGGATTCGTGCCAGGGAGGATGAGCTGGAGGAGAGGCGAGCACCCAGAGCCATGCAGCTCCACAGGATAGATAGGATAAGATATATAATAGATATAGGATAAGATAAGTGGAGGGTCTCCAACCCCTTCTCTGCATCTGTCAGTCCGGGGAGGGTGTGCTCAGACCATCCTGGCAGTGGGGTCTGGGGGAGGCTCAGCCTCTTCCCCCGCTGagcctgtctcttcctcctcaggtCCGTGTCACCCTGAGTGCGGCGACCAGGGCTGTGATGGCCCCAATGCCGACCAGTGCTTGAACTGCATCCACTACAGCCTGGGCAGCATGAAAACCGGCAGGTGAGGGGtggtggggtgtccccatggcgTCCCCGGGTGCTGGCAGCACCTTTGCCCAGGGCTGGCACTGTGGCATGGGTTGTAGATGTTTGCACAGAGGAAGAAGCatatgagagagaaaatggaggGAGGAGGCAGCGTGGGGATCCCTGGACTAGGGTATGATGGTGTGGGGGACACAGAGCTGGAGAGCCCTGAAAGGCCTTGGCGATGTAATCATGCTGGGGAAGAAGCACTGGCTCCACCGGCTGGGGTCACCCATGCCCAAGGAACAGCTGGCTGAGGTGCCAAATCACTTCTAAAATTGGGGTTCCTACTCCTCAATCTCTTGGGCTGGCATGGGGAAAGTTTACCCACCGTTTGAGGCTGCTGTCCAAGAGAGTCCCCAGCTCCTTATTACAGAGCCACGACATTCAAGACACCCTAAATCTTAAGAATAAGAAGGAAATGAACCCAAATCACTATCAAGGCTGGGGGACGCCCCGAACACTGCAGGCAAGGGGATGGTGGCAGATGCCTGACTGCCGGGAGGTGGCTGGCTGTTGTCACCAAAGCCCGGGTGCTCTCGGTTCCTTCCCCAGGATGTGCGTGAGCTCATGCCCCGCGGGGTTTTTCGGCGACAAAGGTGCCCGGAGGTGCCGCCGGTGCTACAAGGGCTGTGAGCGCTGCGTCGGGAGGGGACCGACCCAGTGCACGGCGTGCAAGCGGAGCCTCTACCACCACCAGGAGATGAGCACCTGCGTGGTGCTGTGTCCGCCTGGGTTTTACGCCGAGGAACGTAAGGATATTTATCAGCAAGCTGTAGTATGAGGATATGCAGGGGTTTCTTCTATTTTACGCACTATAGGTGGAGAAAACACCTTGATTTTTGAATATTGGCTTTGAATTCCCCCCCTCAACCCTCTTTGCACagtgaagggaggaagaaaacctTTGGGTGTTCAGAGGGTGGTGCAAAGCAGAGGCTCTCAACTCAGCTCTTAATTAGAAGACTAATTAATGATCCTAGCTGCTTACAAAGCATATTTCTTCTTAGCAAGCAATGACAGATAAGGTCATCTGCACTAGCAGGGACCCGTCGGGGTGGGGGACGTGCCTCTCCTCCCCTGGGAGCTTGTGCTGGGGTGCAGTGGGACTCTGCGGCTCCGATGGCACTTGCAAATCACTGTCCGGATTTTATTGTCCCTGCCTCGCTTTGTTTTTTGAAAGGTCAGAAACGCTGTCTGAAATGTCATCAAAGCTGTAAAAAATGTGTCGGTGAAGCAGACAAATGTACTGCATGCAAAGATGGATTCAGGTAAAACACCAACACGGGAGGAGTTTATACCTGCAGCATTGGTACCTGTGGTTTAAAATTGGGAAAATTGATGGGAAATTAGAGAGTGAATTAGTTAAAGACCCAAGATCCTGTGGCATGGAGCTGGGAATTTAAAGGTGGTGCTTTGAGTCCCTTTCTTAGCTGAAAAGCatgatttaaatttaatttccttttctccagctCTTTCCGGGGTGGTGGGtaggtgctgtgctgcaggctcAGAAGTGCTCATCCAAATTTGGTGACCTGTGAGCAGAGCAGCTCCCGGCATCACAGCTTCTcaaatgggggggaaaaagcaatgaaaacattTACAGTGCACGTTGCAAAGCACATGTTTCCTCCCGGGTCTCAGGCAGCTCCATTAGAGCTGTCCCAGCCAAACAGGTCGCTTGGGTTTGCTCACCTGGCAGAGCCAGTGCTGGGCTCAGCTGCTCCAGGCAGGGTGAAAATGCTCCCCGCAAGTGCAGAAACCCTTCTCTCAGCTTCATCCATGCAGGAAAATTTTATCCGATGTGCCTGTCGAGTGGGGCTAGCATAGGATAGTGGTTTTCCAGCAATGCGGGTGCAGGCGGGGCAGCCTCAGCCCCACGAGGAGCACCAGGTGCCCTTGCTGCTGGCCCCACGGCTCCTGTGGGATGCAGAGCCCAGCCACAGGGGCGAGCAGCATCAGCACTAGGGAGAAACTGTTTTCCATCCCCAAGCTCACATGGAATTACAATCCCATAGCGCTTTGCTTTGCTCAGGGGCTGTACGCGGGCCAAAGCCACAGTGTAGCAGCGGGGCGCTCTCAGACAAGGAAATTGCCACTGCCAAAAAATTATCTACTCcctcagaaaagcaaaagtggAGGCACTTGTCAGACATAATCCGCACGGCGCTTGCTTTTTATTGTCCAATATCCTTTTAAGCCGGGACTTCAAATCATCCCTGCCATGGAGAAGCAGCACCGGCCCAGCCGCGGCACTGAACCAATTTCCTTTTATTCCAGCGAGCCTCATGGTGCAAAAGGTCTTTGGGAGAGCCTGGCTGGCTGCCCACaggaaaaaacaattttatttcctgCTGGATACTTAATTAAGGAACCTGCAGTCATCCCTTTGTTCCAGGCAGGACTTTAATTTCTCCTGAAGCACTGGCTGGCTTTCCAACGCCT
It includes:
- the PCSK6 gene encoding proprotein convertase subtilisin/kexin type 6, yielding MPAAAGPGLGSAAAPPPPARLCLLVLALPLALGGRGAAAEPSRTVYTNHWAVRVRGGPAEAARLAAAYGYISLGQIGSLENYYHFHHSRTFKRSTLSSRGPHNFLRMDPKVDWLQQQEVKRRVKRQVRGEPHALPFNDPVWPNMWYLHCGDKSSRCRSEMNVLAAWQRGYTGKNVVVTILDDGIERNHPDLLQNYDPLASYDVNGNDHDPTPRYDASNENKHGTRCAGEVAAAANNSYCIVGIAYNARIGGIRMLDGDVTDVVEAKSLGIRPDYIDIYSASWGPDDDGKTVDGPGLLAKQAFEHGIKKGRRGLGSIFVWASGNGGREGDYCSCDGYTNSIYTISISSTTENGYKPWYLEECASTLATTYSSGAFYERKIVTTDLRHRCTDGHTGTSVSAPMVAGIIALALEANPLLTWRDVQHLLVKTSRPVHLRAADWKTNGAGHKVSHLYGFGLVDADAIVVEAKKWKAVPPQHVCVGSLDRVPKYIRADHVLRASTLSSACADHRDQHVVYLEHVVVRLSISHPRRGDLQISLISPKGTRSQLLARRVFDHSNEGFKGWEFMTVHCWGERAAGEWTLEIHDTPSQVRNPAVQGKLKEWSLLFYGTAEHPYTTLGSPQSRGRTLEVLTSEMEPSRAAFLQSQVEVVEEDEEYAGPCHPECGDQGCDGPNADQCLNCIHYSLGSMKTGRMCVSSCPAGFFGDKGARRCRRCYKGCERCVGRGPTQCTACKRSLYHHQEMSTCVVLCPPGFYAEERQKRCLKCHQSCKKCVGEADKCTACKDGFSLAGESCVPECQPTMYLSWEPRRCETCSASTGPGEEDCAPCTPEGPAPHWRCVPSCREGFYPADSHGLPNKVCKRCDDHCSACEGSSGNCLKCKEGFSLLGGSCVTNETCTNADKTFCEMVKSNKLCEKKLFVQFCCQTCLMAG